CCTGAGCATCAACCCCAGCTACGAGCATGCGCTGGCCGATGCCGGCGAGGCGGCCCAGCCGCTGCGCGACATGCTGCAGGAAGCGCGCTGGCTCACCCGCGGCCTGTCGATGCGCTATGACACCCTGCTGCGCACCACCCGGGTGATCATCGAGCGCCAGGCCGGCTTCCTTACCCGCGGTGAAGAGGCCATGGCGCCGCTGACCCTGAAAGAAGTGGCCGATGCGATCGGCATGCACGAATCGACCGTGTCGCGCATCACCACCGGCAAGTACCTGCAGACGCCGCGCGGCACCCTGGAGCTGAAGCACTTCTTCGCCGTGCGGCTGGAAGGCGCCAGCGTCTCCGGCCAGGCCGTCAAGGCCATGGTGCGCCGCCTGATCGACGCCGAACCGGCCGGCCGGCCGCTGGCCGATGAGGCCATCGCCGGCCTGCTGTCGCGCCAGGGGGTGAACATCGCCCGCCGTACCGTTGCAAAATACCGCGAACAACTGGACATCGCCCCGGCGCGTGAACGCCGCCGGATCAATGCCAGGACCCCGCAACTGGCCCGGGTGGGCTGAAGGAAATGGAAGACATGAACAAGCTCACCGTCCTGCTGGTCGACGACCACGAGGGCTTCATCAACGCCGCCATGCGCCACTTCCGCAAGGTCGACTGGCTGGACGTGATCGGCAGCGCCGCCAACGGCCTGGAAGCCATCGAACGCTCGGAAACGCTGCGCCCGCAAGTGGTGCTGATGGATCTGGCGATGCCCGAAATGGGCGGCCTGCAGGCCACCCGCCTGATCAAGTCGCAGGACGACGCCCCGTACATCGTCATCGCCAGCCA
This is a stretch of genomic DNA from Stenotrophomonas rhizophila. It encodes these proteins:
- a CDS encoding response regulator; the protein is MNKLTVLLVDDHEGFINAAMRHFRKVDWLDVIGSAANGLEAIERSETLRPQVVLMDLAMPEMGGLQATRLIKSQDDAPYIVIASHFDDVEHREHALRAGADNFVSKLSYIQEVMPILEGLKGNGS